In Papaver somniferum cultivar HN1 chromosome 1, ASM357369v1, whole genome shotgun sequence, a genomic segment contains:
- the LOC113289543 gene encoding probable serine protease EDA2 isoform X1 has protein sequence MKIQLLVVSFLFFFFIIISHDCAESRMPHLLANGLASANSKNYLTQKAIWFNQTLDHFSPINHIRFQQRYYEFLDYFRAPDGPIFLQICGEASCNGITNDYLGVLAKKFGAAIVTLEHRYYGKSSPFNTLSTENLKYLSSKQALFDLAAFREFYQESLNKKLNRSKNDNPWIVFGVSFAGALSAWFRLKFPHLTCGSLASSAVVQAVYNFTDFDKQIGESAGPDCKSSLQETTKLVEEKLASDKTAVKTFFGAAQLKNDGDFLYFLADAAVTAFQYGNPDILCTPMVEAKKNGKNLLETYASYVKDYYLGTLGVGVQTYDQQYLKRTALSENSGDRLWWFQVCTEVAYFQVAPLNDSIRSSKVNTRYHLDLCRNVFGEGIYPDVDATNIYYGGTKLAGSKIVFTNGSQDPWRHASKQTSSPDMPSYVISCHNCGHGTDLRGCPQSPLRLEGDATNCSSPDAVQKVRQQVIERIDLWLSECQDGGRSYI, from the exons atgaagattcaattacttgtagtttccttcttattcttcttcttcatcatcatctctcaTGACTGCGCTGAATCTCGTATGCCTCATCTATTGGCTAACGGTCTCGCCAGCGCCAACAGCAAAAATTACTTGACTCAAAAAGCAATTTGGTTTAACCAGACACTCGATCACTTTTCCCCAATT AATCATATTAGGTTTCAGCAGCGTTATTATGAGTTTCTTGACTACTTTAGAGCTCCTGATGGACCAATTTTTCTGCAAATATGCGGTGAAGCTTCGTGCAACGGAATTACTAATGATTATCTCGGT GTATTGGCAAAGAAGTTTGGTGCTGCTATAGTGACTCTTGAGCATCGTTATTATGGGAAGAGTTCTCCTTTTAACACACTGTCAACAGAAAATTTGAAATATCTCTCCTCAAAGCAGGCTCTTTTTGATTTGGCCGCTTTTCGTGAGTTTTATCAG GAATCCTTAAATAAGAAATTAAATCGATCAAAAAATGATAATCCTTGGATTGTTTTTGGTGTCTCTTTCGCTGGAGCTCTTAGTGCTTGGTTTCGGCTGAAATTCCCACACTTAACATGTGGGAGCCTAGCGAGTTCTGCAGTTGTTCAAGCTGTTTACAACTTCACCGACTTCGATAAACAG ATCGGAGAGTCTGCTGGTCCTGATTGTAAATCATCGTTACAAGAAACTACGAAACTTGTTGAAGAAAAACTAGCATCAGATAAAACAGCAGTGAAAACTTTTTTTGGTGCAGCTCAG CTAAAAAACGATGGTGATTTTCTGTACTTTCTGGCAGATGCTGCAGTTACAGCG TTTCAATATGGAAACCCAGATATACTATGCACCCCTATGGTTGAAGCAAAAAAAAACGGAAAGAATTTGTTG GAAACATATGCCAGCTATGTGAAAGATTATTATCTTGGTACCTTAGGTGTTGGGGTTCAAACATATGATCAACAATACTTAAAAAGGACTGCTCTAAGTGAAAATAGTGGCGATAGATTATGGTGGTTCCAAGTTTGTACCGAGGTTGCTTATTTCCAGGTTGCACCCCTAAATGATAGCATCCGCTCATCAAAAGTTAATACAAG ATATCACTTGGACCTCTGCAGAAATGTATTTGGAGAAGGCATTTACCCTGATGTTGATGCGACAAATATATACTATGGAGGCACAAAACTTGCTG GTTCGAAGATTGTCTTCACAAATGGCTCACAGGACCCCTGGCGCCATGCATCCAAGCAGACCTCATCTCCTGATA TGCCATCCTATGTCATTTCTTGTCACAATTGCGGTCATGGGACAGACCTGAGAGGGTGTCCCCAATCTCCATTAAGGCTTGAAG GTGATGCCACGAATTGCAGCTCCCCGGATGCAGTGCAGAAAGTGAGGCAGCAGGTTATTGAACGCATAGACTTATGGCTCTCTGAATGTCAAGATGGTGGTAGGAGTTATATCTGA
- the LOC113289543 gene encoding probable serine protease EDA2 isoform X2, which translates to MKIQLLVVSFLFFFFIIISHDCAESRMPHLLANGLASANSKNYLTQKAIWFNQTLDHFSPINHIRFQQRYYEFLDYFRAPDGPIFLQICGEASCNGITNDYLGVLAKKFGAAIVTLEHRYYGKSSPFNTLSTENLKYLSSKQALFDLAAFREFYQESLNKKLNRSKNDNPWIVFGVSFAGALSAWFRLKFPHLTCGSLASSAVVQAVYNFTDFDKQIGESAGPDCKSSLQETTKLVEEKLASDKTAVKTFFGAAQLKNDGDFLYFLADAAVTAFQYGNPDILCTPMVEAKKNGKNLLETYASYVKDYYLGTLGVGVQTYDQQYLKRTALSENSGDRLWWFQVCTEVAYFQVAPLNDSIRSSKVNTRYHLDLCRNVFGEGIYPDVDATNIYYGGTKLAGSKIVFTNGSQDPWRHASKQTSSPDMPSYVISCHNCGHGTDLRGCPQSPLRLEGDATNCSSPDAVQKVRQQVIERIDLWLSECQDGDK; encoded by the exons atgaagattcaattacttgtagtttccttcttattcttcttcttcatcatcatctctcaTGACTGCGCTGAATCTCGTATGCCTCATCTATTGGCTAACGGTCTCGCCAGCGCCAACAGCAAAAATTACTTGACTCAAAAAGCAATTTGGTTTAACCAGACACTCGATCACTTTTCCCCAATT AATCATATTAGGTTTCAGCAGCGTTATTATGAGTTTCTTGACTACTTTAGAGCTCCTGATGGACCAATTTTTCTGCAAATATGCGGTGAAGCTTCGTGCAACGGAATTACTAATGATTATCTCGGT GTATTGGCAAAGAAGTTTGGTGCTGCTATAGTGACTCTTGAGCATCGTTATTATGGGAAGAGTTCTCCTTTTAACACACTGTCAACAGAAAATTTGAAATATCTCTCCTCAAAGCAGGCTCTTTTTGATTTGGCCGCTTTTCGTGAGTTTTATCAG GAATCCTTAAATAAGAAATTAAATCGATCAAAAAATGATAATCCTTGGATTGTTTTTGGTGTCTCTTTCGCTGGAGCTCTTAGTGCTTGGTTTCGGCTGAAATTCCCACACTTAACATGTGGGAGCCTAGCGAGTTCTGCAGTTGTTCAAGCTGTTTACAACTTCACCGACTTCGATAAACAG ATCGGAGAGTCTGCTGGTCCTGATTGTAAATCATCGTTACAAGAAACTACGAAACTTGTTGAAGAAAAACTAGCATCAGATAAAACAGCAGTGAAAACTTTTTTTGGTGCAGCTCAG CTAAAAAACGATGGTGATTTTCTGTACTTTCTGGCAGATGCTGCAGTTACAGCG TTTCAATATGGAAACCCAGATATACTATGCACCCCTATGGTTGAAGCAAAAAAAAACGGAAAGAATTTGTTG GAAACATATGCCAGCTATGTGAAAGATTATTATCTTGGTACCTTAGGTGTTGGGGTTCAAACATATGATCAACAATACTTAAAAAGGACTGCTCTAAGTGAAAATAGTGGCGATAGATTATGGTGGTTCCAAGTTTGTACCGAGGTTGCTTATTTCCAGGTTGCACCCCTAAATGATAGCATCCGCTCATCAAAAGTTAATACAAG ATATCACTTGGACCTCTGCAGAAATGTATTTGGAGAAGGCATTTACCCTGATGTTGATGCGACAAATATATACTATGGAGGCACAAAACTTGCTG GTTCGAAGATTGTCTTCACAAATGGCTCACAGGACCCCTGGCGCCATGCATCCAAGCAGACCTCATCTCCTGATA TGCCATCCTATGTCATTTCTTGTCACAATTGCGGTCATGGGACAGACCTGAGAGGGTGTCCCCAATCTCCATTAAGGCTTGAAG GTGATGCCACGAATTGCAGCTCCCCGGATGCAGTGCAGAAAGTGAGGCAGCAGGTTATTGAACGCATAGACTTATGGCTCTCTGAATGTCAAGATGGTG ATAAGTAA
- the LOC113324891 gene encoding uncharacterized protein LOC113324891 produces the protein MKKVVEINMFKGFHISNQDKITHLQFADDTLVFIDAREEEVENLVLFLQIYEGITGLPVNLQKNSVVSIGADNKVKDCAEILSCTIETLPIKYLGMPVGATCNTRIIWDVVIEKVQKRLAPWRRKFFNKAGRLFLIKSTLAAMPIYFMFIIPMPVCVEKTLSQIMRNFLWGSSAEKKENKLDSLEKCVHLKEKRGIRSKKS, from the coding sequence ATGAAGAAAGTTGTGGAGATAAATATGTTCAAGGGATTTCATATAAGTAATCAAGACAAGATAACACACCTTCAATTTGCTGATGATACACTTGTATTCATTGATGCAAGAGAAGAGGAGGTAGAAAATTTGGTATTATTTCTCCAAATATATGAAGGTATAACTGGATTGCCGGTCAACTTGCAGAAAAACTCAGTAGTAAGCATTGGAGCGGATAATAAGGTCAAGGACTGTGCAGAGATATTAAGTTGCACTATTGAGACACTTCCTATCAAATACCTAGGAATGCCAGTGGGAGCAACTTGTAACACAAGAATTATATGGGATGTGGTCATAGAGAAAGTTCAgaaaagacttgcaccttggaggAGGAAATTTTTCAATAAAGCTGGTAGATTGTTCTTGATCAAAAGCACTCTTGCAGCCATGCCAATATATTTCATGTTTATCATTCCTATGCCAGTGTGTGTAGAAAAGACACTCTCTCAAATCATGAGGAATTTTCTCTGGGGTTCGTCagcggaaaaaaaagaaaataaactggATAGCTTGGAGAAATGTGTGCATCTCAAAGAAAAAAGGGGGATTAGGAGTAAGAAATCTTAG
- the LOC113289536 gene encoding F-box protein At3g26010-like has protein sequence MKKKMKLKGSYYSSLPQRVTQNLTEDILFEILLHLLLIDTFKFHCVSKVWFSLLSNPNFLRQWYKLNGLNKSLPWGLVYTIMSHNYRLRSKFTIACPELHSRFITGHRNEFSLRFLYERLNSRKDGLYLICSSNGLVLCTTTNFNPMSYYVCNPLTKKWVSLPPPPPPREKNWVVTGFHCDVCSSSSVISTSYQVFRIPKFEPAKQFKVEIFSSDSGEWNTRQVSSPKDITWDYSSYNNVVTHNGVLYWIQKQNRILAYNFKNSSNGECCGNHCRLIDLPDVESTENEPDNDDFYYSRQCLGVSEGMICYGRITRMDMTSGVWVLDEEWKLLHKGEIPHDMLAEIESRLTGGYICDTITQVQFLGFNPVDQNVVVLGPKNNVWSYNISTQGYQQLSHPSFLATYHSSRSQMWLTFAFSLKPWPTILPPASWR, from the coding sequence atgaagaagaaaatgaagctgAAGGGCTCTTATTATTCTTCACTCCCCCAAAGGGTTACCCAAAACTTAACTGAGGATATCTTGTTTGAGattttacttcatcttcttcttattgATACCTTCAAATTTCACTGTGTTTCAAAGGTATGGTTTTCTCTTCTCTCAAATCCCAATTTCTTAAGACAATGGTATAAACTCAACGGCTTAAATAAGTCTCTACCATGGGGATTAGTTTATACTATTATGTCCCATAATTACCGGCTGAGAAGTAAGTTTACAATTGCATGTCCTGAGTTGCATTCACGATTTATAACCGGTCATCGAAATGAGTTTTCACTTAGGTTCTTGTATGAAAGACTAAATTCCAGAAAAGATGGATTATACCTTATATGTTCAAGTAATGGGTTGGTTCTCTGCACAACAACCAATTTTAATCCGATGAGTTATTATGTTTGCAATCCACTCACTAAGAAATGGGTTTCgcttcctccaccaccaccaccaagagAAAAAAATTGGGTTGTGACTGGTTTCCATTGTGACgtttgttcttcatcatcagtcaTTTCTACTAGTTACCAGGTTTTTCGTATACCCAAGTTTGAACCAGCAAAACAGTTTAAAGTTGAAATTTTTTCTTCTGATTCGGGTGAATGGAACACCCGTCAAGTTTCAAGTCCTAAAGACATTACTTGGGATTACTCCAGTTATAACAATGTCGTTACCCATAATGGTGTTTTGTATTGGATCCAAAAGCAAAACAGGATTCTAGCTTACAATTTCAAGAACAGCAGCAATGGTGAGTGTTGCGGTAATCATTGTAGATTGATTGACTTGCCTGATGTGGAGTCAACAGAGAATGAACCAGATAATGATGATTTTTACTATAGTAGACAGTGTCTTGGGGTGTCGGAAGGGATGATCTGTTACGGTAGAATTACGAGAATGGACATGACTTCGGGTGTTTGGGTGCTCGACGAGGAATGGAAATTGTTACACAAGGGTGAAATACCTCATGACATGTTGGCAGAAATCGAGTCTCGGTTGACTGGTGGATATATCTGTGATACTATTACACAAGTCCAGTTTTTAGGTTTCAACCCAGTCGACCAAAATGTGGTTGTACTTGGTCCCAAGAATAACGTTTGGTCTTACAATATCAGCACTCAGGGGTATCAACAGCTCTCTCATCCTTCTTTTTTGGCTACCTATCATTCCTCCCGTAGTCAGATGTGGCTTACTTTCGCATTTTCCCTGAAGCCTTGGCCAACAATACTTCCACCAGCCTCTTGGAGATAG